A genomic window from Triticum urartu cultivar G1812 chromosome 7, Tu2.1, whole genome shotgun sequence includes:
- the LOC125520589 gene encoding PHD finger protein EHD3-like: MTSQDGAAPPPAPPKRPAPGEQPSSEVLVTYKRRRTATRGASSDPGAPCATTVPCSGTSGQDGHQILPRHWITWRNTLEGFLQSPGVNKGGGIQSCIQDALRYNCCRSVQKGNLNKGQGASEEHPAGVAGAKEISSSIALKDAIAASLDANTAMCNNALLDIFVSEKFAMLCDLLVGTFHVSKVHEVIDLGKIDANMRNGNYARNPALFNDHIQQIWEKFEQVGREMTSLASNLPIISRASYQKQASGVSEVEVAAEHRIEETSLGGFVEKIPKDSNTTTQFSPCDSGHSTIPKRSGTCGLGRTCTCKQCGTSAEEEKSLICDGCDTTYHFECVKRLHPAMKQIPDNWHCPACSSNKGKGKGKGKSAGAKKNVHDSLHGDCPLCDKLEVVKKIEPPEVASGIEAADEREGSSVPSVEEENEPDLYTTALSKLCKHCGTCEDDDKQFLVCGHPYCPYKFYHIRCLRTSQIALEKQKNLECWYCPSCLCRGCFKNKDDEEITLCDGCDEAYHVYCMTPKRTCVPKGHWYCPLCSVRRAREGMQRYEKSILKKQQHISAKRASQSDDA; this comes from the exons ATGACCTCCCAGgacggcgccgccccgccgccggccccGCCCAAGCGCCCTGCCCCGGGGGAGCAGCCGTCGTCCGAGGTTCTCGTCACCTACAAGCGCCGCCGCACGGCCACCCGCGGCGCCAGCTCCGACCCCGGAGCG CCTTGTGCCACCACCGTCCCCTGTAGCGGTACTTCTGGCCAAGATGGCCACCAGATCCTGCCCAGACATTGGATTACTTGGAGGAACACGTTGGAGGGCTTCCTGCAATCCCCAGGTGTAAATAAGGGTGGAGGGATTCAGAGCTGCATACAAGATGCGCTCAGATACAATTGCTGTCGATCAGTGCAAAAA GGCAACCTAAATAAAGGCCAAGGAGCGTCAGAAGAGCATCCTGCTGGAGTAGCAGGTGCTAAAGAGATTAGCTCCTCTATTGCATTAAAAGATGCGATTGCAGCATCATTGGATGCCAACACAGCAATGTGCAATAATGCTCTCCTTGACATTTTTGTCTCAGAGAAGTTTGCCATGTTGTGTGATTTGCTAGTTGGAACTTTCCATGTGAGTAAGGTTCATGAGGTCATTGATTTGGGGAAAATTGACGCCAACATGAGAAATGGAAACTATGCACGGAACCCGGCTCTGTTCAACGACCACATCCAGCAG ATATGGGAGAAGTTTGAACAAGTTGGCCGAGAGATGACAAGTCTAGCCAGCAATCTTCCAATCATTTCACGAGCTTCCTATCAGAAGCAA GCTTCTGGAGTTTCTGAAGTAGAGGTTGCTGCTGAGCACAGGATAGAG GAAACAAGTCTGGGTGGTTTTGTCGAGAAAATCCCGAAGGATTCAAATACGACCACACAGTTCTCCCCATGTGATTCCGGTCATTCTACAATACCAAAGCGATCTGGGACATGTGGACTTGGTCGAACTTGCACTTGCAAACAATGTGGAACCAGTGCAGAAGAAGAAAAAAGCCTTATATGTGATGGATGCGACACGACATACCACTTTGAATGTGTGAAGCGACTCCATCCTGCTATGAAACAAATCCCGGACAACTGGCACTGTCCTGCCTGCAGCAGCAATAAGGGAAAGGGAAAGGGAAAGGGAAAGTCTGCAGGCGCCAAGAAGAATGTTCATGACAGCCTGCATGGTGATTGTCCTCTGTGTGACAAGCTTGAGGTCGTCAAGAAGATAGAACCACCTGAAGTTGCCAGCGGAATCGAGGCAGCCGACGAAAGAGAAGGGAGCTCGGTGCCGAGTGTGGAGGAAGAGAATGAGCCGGACCTGTACACGACCGCCCTGTCGAAACTGTGCAAGCACTGTGGCACGTGCGAGGACGACGACAAGCAGTTCCTGGTGTGTGGCCACCCTTACTGCCCCTACAAGTTCTACCACATCCGGTGCCTGAGGACGAGCCAGATCGCGCTGGAGAAGCAGAAGAATCTGGAGTGCTGGTACTGCCCCTCCTGCCTCTGCAGGGGCTGCTTCAAGAACAAGGACGACGAGGAGATCACCCTGTGCGACGGCTGCGACGAGGCCTACCACGTGTACTGCATGACGCCCAAGCGCACCTGCGTCCCCAAGGGCCACTGGTACTGTCCGCTGTGCAGCGTGCGGCGAGCAAGGGAGGGGATGCAGAGGTACGAGAAGTCGATCCTGAAGAAACAACAACATATAAGCGCCAAGCGTGCGAGCCAGTCGGACGACGCTTAG
- the LOC125522765 gene encoding UDP-galactose transporter 1-like — protein MEDGKMGNVATVRAVLAILQWRGFNVTVIIINKWIFQKLEFKFPLTVSCVHFICSSIGAYIAIKVLKVKPLIEVAPEDRWKRIFPMSFVFCINIVLGNISLRYIPVSFMQTIKSFTPATTVILQWLVWRKYFEWRIWASLIPIVGGILLTSVTELSFNMFGFCAAMVGCLATSTKTILAESLLHGYKFDSINTVYYMAPFATMILSIPAIVLEGSGVINWLYTYESTVPALVIIITSGVLAFCLNFSIFYVIHSTTAVTFNVAGNLKVAVAVLISWMIFRNPISAMNAVGCGITLVGCTFYGYVRHLISQQAASPSPRTPRSRLEMLPLVGEKQEKI, from the exons ATGGAGGATGGGAAGATGGGGAACGTGGCGACGGTCCGGGCGGTGCTCGCCATCCTCCAATGGCGGGGCTTCAACGtcaccgtcatcatcatcaacaagtGGATCTTCCAG AAACTGGAGTTCAAATTCCCTCTGACCGTGTCGTGTGTCCACTTCATATGCTCTTCTATTGGAGCCTATATCGCAATCAAAGTGCTCAAAGTAAAACCACTCATCGAGGTCGCCCCCGAGGATCGCTGGAAAAGGATATTCCCCATGTCATTTGTGTTCTGCATAAACATAGTGTTGGGAAATATCAGCCTGCGGTACATCCCGGTCTCTTTCATGCAGACCATAAAATCCTTCACTCCTGCAACAACAG TTATTCTGCAGTGGTTGGTCTGGAGGAAATATTTTGAGTGGCGCATATGGGCTTCTTTGATTCCAATTGTGGGTGGAATCCTCTTAACTTCAGTAACTGAACTAAGCTTCAATATGTTTGGTTTTTGCGCTGCCATGGTTGGCTGCCTTGCCACATCTACAAAGACCATCTTGGCAGAATCCCTGCTCCATGGATACAAATTTGACAG CATTAACACAGTGTACTACATGGCACCCTTTGCCACCATGATACTATCGATACCAGCGATCGTACTCGAAGGGAGCGGCGTAATCAACTGGCTGTACACATACGAGTCAACCGTCCCTGCACTGGTCATCATAATCACCTCGGGAGTTCTCGCCTTCTGCCTGAACTTCTCCATCTTCTATGTTATCCATTCAACGACAGCGGTGACCTTCAATGTAGCCGGCAATCTCAAG GTGGCTGTCGCGGTACTGATCTCCTGGATGATCTTCCGGAACCCGATCTCCGCCATGAACGCCGTGGGGTGTGGGATCACTCTCGTCGGCTGCACCTTCTACGGCTATGTGAGGCATTTGATCTCCCAGCAGGCCGCCTCCCCAAGCCCGCGCACCCCGAGAAGCCGGTTGGAGATGCTCCCCCTTGTAGGCGAAAAGCAAGAGAAGATCTAG